The following coding sequences are from one Paenibacillus tundrae window:
- a CDS encoding response regulator, which yields MYRLLIVDDEEIITDSLYETFSRHMPDQLDVCKAYSALEALNWMRRSRIDIVLTDIRMPGMSGLELTQEIQTHWPQCRIIFLTGHSDFDYAYKALQMPNVRYLLKTEGYDKVLTIVEQVMEEIRQSHHMLEGLERSRELHIQLAVFQQEEYVRQLLQDCNSAPFSLSEMSEMQTELTKRSIELQADAPVYLVLGRINTPLDAGTNLRQVQDSVRIIGSTLLSEQATYVSVSDHYGDIIWLLQPIKEKGHAPNPFTSYIEGTLELVQEACFASLEMSIAFTLSGRACAWSQISKQYERLRLLQWMKIGDGVSMVLTDNYEVFTAGAAKDPVRISSRIDVMSGYLETGRFQSFYDIFEELVGELMLQDMTMERAMETYYHLALLLYSTCNRWGLQQGTADQRSLLQLGDYACMKDAVQSLYRTADELVHFKRSSEEERTNLVIQSLGRYIKDNLEKDLSLVRLAELNHFNPSYLSRLFKQEMGINLSEYIDDCRIRKAKELLHKSDLMVREVALQVGYEAAHSFTRLFKKLTGMTPQEYRESLLVR from the coding sequence ATGTATCGACTTCTGATTGTGGATGATGAGGAAATCATTACAGACAGTCTGTATGAAACATTTTCCAGGCATATGCCAGATCAACTTGACGTATGCAAAGCCTATTCGGCCTTAGAAGCATTGAACTGGATGCGGCGGAGTAGAATCGATATTGTGCTGACAGACATCCGTATGCCAGGCATGAGCGGGCTGGAACTCACTCAAGAGATTCAGACTCATTGGCCGCAATGTCGCATTATTTTTCTGACAGGACACAGCGATTTTGATTATGCGTACAAAGCGCTGCAAATGCCCAATGTACGTTATTTGCTCAAAACGGAAGGCTACGACAAAGTGCTAACCATTGTGGAACAGGTGATGGAAGAAATCAGGCAGAGTCACCACATGCTTGAAGGGCTGGAACGGTCACGTGAACTGCATATTCAGCTGGCTGTGTTCCAGCAGGAGGAGTATGTACGCCAATTGCTCCAGGACTGTAACTCTGCTCCATTCTCTCTATCTGAGATGTCTGAAATGCAAACTGAACTGACTAAGAGAAGCATCGAATTGCAGGCGGACGCTCCGGTATATCTAGTGCTTGGTCGAATTAACACACCGCTAGATGCTGGAACGAATCTCAGACAGGTTCAGGATTCCGTCCGTATTATTGGCTCTACGTTATTAAGTGAACAAGCAACGTATGTTAGCGTATCGGATCATTATGGTGATATCATCTGGCTGCTCCAGCCCATAAAAGAGAAGGGACACGCACCCAATCCGTTTACTAGCTATATTGAGGGTACGTTGGAACTCGTACAGGAAGCTTGCTTCGCTTCTCTTGAAATGTCCATCGCGTTTACATTAAGTGGGCGTGCATGTGCTTGGTCTCAGATTTCTAAGCAATATGAACGGCTAAGATTGCTGCAGTGGATGAAGATTGGCGATGGGGTATCCATGGTGTTGACCGATAATTACGAAGTTTTCACTGCTGGGGCTGCGAAAGATCCGGTTCGAATATCAAGCCGCATAGACGTCATGTCAGGATATTTGGAAACCGGACGATTTCAATCCTTTTATGACATATTCGAAGAGCTTGTAGGTGAGCTAATGCTTCAGGATATGACGATGGAACGAGCGATGGAGACCTACTATCATCTGGCGCTGTTGCTGTACTCGACGTGCAATCGGTGGGGGCTTCAACAGGGTACTGCTGACCAGCGAAGCTTGCTGCAACTCGGCGATTATGCCTGCATGAAAGATGCTGTGCAGTCTCTGTACCGCACTGCGGATGAATTGGTTCATTTCAAGCGATCATCAGAAGAGGAACGAACGAACCTGGTAATCCAATCGTTGGGTCGTTATATCAAGGACAATTTAGAGAAGGATCTCTCGCTAGTGAGATTGGCAGAACTGAATCATTTTAACCCATCCTATCTGTCCAGACTTTTCAAACAAGAGATGGGGATCAATCTGTCAGAGTATATCGACGACTGCCGTATTCGTAAAGCGAAGGAGTTATTGCATAAGTCGGATCTAATGGTGCGCGAGGTGGCACTACAGGTTGGTTATGAAGCTGCTCATTCCTTTACCCGCCTCTTTAAGAAGCTGACGGGGATGACGCCCCAGGAATACCGTGAATCACTGTTAGTGCGCTAG
- a CDS encoding helix-turn-helix domain-containing protein: MYNILLVDYSRRLCRELEHLLQHNKSDYTIGDCVFDSAAALTAMSKQDFTVVVIYTERYDSAGLWLCHHIRKTSEIPILLIGGRDHFKLVRKALIYQVNDYLPSPLITSALLCSLHELRTKLEPEPMKKTAALTPPIQINGKAIDSNHVIRIVKAYVRDHLSDEITLKKISDMLHFNCAYLGQKFKLEEKMSFNDYMLQQRMEKAKQLLLSTDLRIYEIAVGVGYKDIDWFYKKFKAYTGSSPNAYRRQKIHTA; the protein is encoded by the coding sequence ATGTACAACATATTACTTGTGGATTATAGTCGTCGTTTGTGCAGAGAGCTGGAACACCTATTACAGCACAACAAATCAGACTATACGATTGGGGATTGCGTCTTTGACTCAGCAGCTGCTTTGACCGCTATGTCTAAACAGGACTTTACTGTCGTTGTCATATATACAGAGCGGTATGATTCCGCGGGGTTGTGGCTATGTCATCACATTCGAAAAACAAGCGAAATCCCTATCCTTCTTATTGGTGGGAGGGATCACTTCAAGCTTGTACGCAAGGCGTTAATATATCAGGTGAATGATTACTTGCCTTCTCCTCTCATTACATCCGCTCTGCTCTGTAGTCTGCATGAACTTCGTACGAAGCTGGAACCAGAGCCAATGAAGAAAACAGCAGCTCTCACACCGCCCATTCAAATTAATGGCAAAGCGATAGACTCTAATCATGTGATTCGAATTGTCAAAGCGTATGTAAGGGATCATCTGAGTGATGAGATTACACTAAAAAAAATATCGGATATGCTGCATTTTAACTGTGCGTATCTCGGACAGAAGTTTAAGCTTGAAGAGAAGATGTCCTTCAATGATTACATGCTGCAGCAGCGGATGGAAAAAGCAAAACAGCTTCTCTTATCCACGGATCTGCGAATTTACGAAATTGCTGTTGGTGTAGGCTATAAGGATATCGACTGGTTCTACAAAAAGTTCAAAGCTTATACGGGATCAAGCCCCAATGCATATCGAAGGCAAAAAATCCACACCGCGTAG
- a CDS encoding extracellular solute-binding protein, with translation MRKNKFMLLSLVCALMLLIAACSSAPTAQPEPETPAPQEQEEQTSEAEPKNELSTPEMDFDMGGRTIKVVAWWDMEITDSNPDNIQRIENLEALKKKHNFEIEYVSIDFGEYQEKVVASLMAGEPLGDLVRLGKNYAIPALTKQDLLWPVDDYIKNDKVFNQKTTKEYMQYEGKGYGFTEDKSSFINGIFYNRTLMQELGLKPLQEYVDADEWNWDTFISVAKQANQDRNNDGKLDTWGLAQTGLLEPILYSNEASLTKEDKQNLEDPKTKEALNFLSKLATEKVGRATEGGDWTEPATFFRQGNTLMYSGAMYEVSGIMTDMQDYDIGFVPFPKGPSASAYHSGESRYQALTIPKAVENPEQLMYIWEKINEIDSVYDYPEQSSLETNLADEADINNARTVAEGMLVLDHNTFPSLPFWDFDAELKEGVSVSTLIEKYKAPFQAAIDEVYQ, from the coding sequence ATGAGAAAAAACAAGTTTATGCTATTGAGTTTGGTATGTGCACTGATGTTACTGATTGCTGCATGTAGTTCCGCACCTACGGCTCAGCCTGAGCCGGAAACACCCGCACCACAAGAGCAAGAGGAACAAACAAGCGAAGCAGAGCCGAAGAATGAATTATCCACACCAGAGATGGATTTTGACATGGGCGGCAGAACGATCAAAGTTGTTGCCTGGTGGGACATGGAAATTACAGATAGCAATCCGGATAACATTCAGCGCATTGAAAATCTAGAAGCATTGAAGAAAAAGCATAACTTCGAGATTGAATACGTCTCGATTGATTTTGGAGAATATCAAGAAAAAGTGGTCGCTTCTCTGATGGCGGGCGAACCGCTTGGTGATCTAGTGAGGTTAGGAAAAAACTATGCGATTCCAGCGTTGACCAAACAAGATCTGTTATGGCCGGTGGATGATTATATCAAAAACGACAAGGTATTTAATCAGAAAACGACCAAGGAATATATGCAATACGAAGGTAAGGGTTATGGATTTACTGAAGATAAGTCTTCGTTCATCAATGGAATATTCTATAACCGCACATTAATGCAGGAGCTCGGCTTAAAGCCGTTACAGGAGTATGTTGATGCCGATGAGTGGAACTGGGATACGTTCATTAGCGTTGCTAAGCAGGCGAATCAGGACCGCAATAACGACGGTAAGCTGGATACATGGGGATTAGCACAGACGGGTCTGCTTGAACCGATCCTCTACTCGAACGAAGCATCCTTGACGAAAGAGGATAAACAGAACCTGGAAGATCCGAAAACAAAAGAGGCACTGAACTTCCTCTCTAAACTTGCCACAGAGAAGGTTGGCAGAGCGACGGAAGGCGGCGATTGGACGGAGCCAGCAACGTTTTTCCGTCAAGGTAATACGTTGATGTATTCAGGTGCAATGTACGAGGTTAGCGGCATTATGACAGACATGCAGGATTATGACATCGGCTTTGTGCCATTTCCGAAAGGACCGAGTGCGTCAGCTTATCATTCCGGTGAATCACGTTACCAAGCACTAACGATTCCTAAAGCGGTGGAGAATCCCGAGCAACTAATGTATATCTGGGAAAAAATCAATGAAATTGATTCGGTCTATGATTATCCAGAACAATCTTCGTTAGAAACAAATTTGGCAGATGAAGCCGACATCAACAATGCCAGAACGGTGGCAGAGGGCATGTTAGTTTTGGATCATAATACGTTCCCTTCCCTGCCTTTCTGGGATTTCGACGCCGAGCTGAAGGAAGGCGTATCGGTATCGACCCTGATCGAGAAATACAAAGCACCATTTCAAGCCGCAATTGATGAGGTATACCAATAA
- a CDS encoding sensor histidine kinase: MNVLLKIPAKSWLNSIFVRLIMTYLIFVLPLILLGVYLYHWSYDTASQEISLSTDRRLSQYATELSREIEWLELQQFDIAEDRKLNRLAILWDMMEQVDRRETLGYLTERLAAFKNSSSYIKNVYVHIPLVNKSISATQGIDELDKDSFDYFSLALPEEDSRFTVKDDTLNLSAVRLTGKRGEPPLFVIQVELDTSQFQHELTELNLYPESATLLIEDRTGHAISDQYQRDVILASYREYSQKNLQGNYRKKVDGIMYHVNQLHIDKLGLSVATYLPEKIVTKPLSRFNQWAWIFAITSFIAVAAFLYSSYRLIHIPLLLLVKRFKKMEGGVLDIPIIHHRTDEFGFLYARFNHMIENLQQLIDRDFKKTMMMQRAELKQLQSQINPHFLYNSFFILNSLARTGETERIEQFTNMLGEYFRFITRNGTDYVPLKEEVEHSRIYTDIQQLRFSRRIKMEFGQVPSGMEHIQVPRLIIQPIIENAYEHSLERNTSMGLLRVRFHMEATYAEIIVEDNGRELQHKDIMLLQARIRNEAGADEMTGLTNIHRRLVLTYGEESGLFLSRSELQGLKVTIRIQWKEGEKECIDF, translated from the coding sequence GTGAACGTATTGTTGAAGATACCTGCCAAGTCGTGGCTCAACAGTATTTTTGTACGATTAATTATGACGTATCTGATCTTTGTATTGCCGCTGATTCTTCTGGGTGTGTATTTGTACCACTGGAGCTACGATACAGCAAGCCAGGAAATCTCCCTGTCCACGGATAGGCGATTGAGTCAATATGCAACAGAGCTGAGCAGGGAGATTGAATGGTTGGAATTGCAGCAGTTTGATATCGCAGAGGATCGTAAATTGAATCGTCTTGCGATCCTCTGGGACATGATGGAGCAGGTCGATCGACGCGAAACATTAGGTTATTTAACCGAACGACTGGCTGCCTTCAAAAACAGCAGTTCGTATATTAAGAATGTTTATGTACATATCCCATTAGTCAACAAGAGCATTTCGGCTACACAAGGCATTGATGAATTGGATAAGGATTCCTTTGATTACTTTAGCTTGGCATTACCTGAAGAGGACTCTCGATTTACTGTAAAGGACGATACCTTGAACCTAAGTGCTGTAAGGCTAACGGGAAAAAGAGGTGAGCCTCCTCTATTCGTGATCCAGGTGGAGCTAGATACATCTCAATTTCAACATGAATTAACAGAGCTTAATCTCTACCCAGAGAGTGCCACACTGCTGATCGAGGATAGAACAGGACACGCCATCTCGGATCAGTACCAGAGAGACGTCATTCTAGCCAGTTACCGTGAGTACAGTCAGAAGAACCTGCAGGGTAACTATCGCAAGAAGGTGGACGGCATTATGTATCATGTGAATCAGCTTCACATCGATAAGTTAGGGTTATCCGTGGCTACGTATCTGCCTGAGAAAATCGTAACCAAACCACTCAGTAGGTTCAATCAGTGGGCCTGGATATTTGCAATAACATCCTTTATTGCGGTCGCAGCTTTTCTCTACTCCAGTTATAGGTTGATACACATCCCGTTACTGTTATTGGTCAAGAGGTTCAAGAAAATGGAGGGAGGCGTGCTCGATATTCCGATCATCCATCATCGCACAGATGAATTTGGATTTTTGTATGCCCGCTTCAACCACATGATTGAAAATCTACAGCAACTGATTGACCGTGATTTCAAAAAAACAATGATGATGCAGCGTGCTGAATTGAAGCAACTCCAATCTCAGATTAATCCTCATTTTCTGTACAATAGCTTCTTCATTCTAAACTCACTTGCCAGAACAGGAGAAACGGAGCGGATCGAGCAGTTTACGAATATGCTTGGTGAATACTTTCGCTTCATCACCCGCAACGGCACTGATTATGTACCATTAAAAGAGGAGGTCGAGCATTCACGAATATATACCGATATTCAGCAATTACGATTCTCTAGACGAATTAAGATGGAGTTCGGGCAAGTGCCATCTGGCATGGAACATATACAGGTACCCAGACTGATCATACAACCGATTATTGAGAATGCTTACGAACATAGTCTTGAGAGAAATACAAGTATGGGGCTCTTACGCGTTCGATTTCATATGGAAGCTACGTATGCCGAGATCATCGTGGAGGACAATGGGAGGGAGTTGCAACATAAAGATATCATGCTGCTTCAAGCACGAATTCGCAACGAGGCCGGTGCGGACGAAATGACCGGATTAACGAATATTCACAGACGTCTAGTTCTGACTTATGGGGAAGAAAGCGGTCTGTTTCTATCCCGTAGCGAGTTACAGGGCTTGAAAGTTACGATTCGAATCCAATGGAAAGAGGGGGAAAAGGAATGTATCGACTTCTGA
- a CDS encoding extracellular solute-binding protein has translation MNKRWLYRSRWTFIIVLAVCIPAGHTQGNSGQLHSSSDGQQQRSSTVLGKYDPPIKVSFVRETGEDIQRMIDQLPDETLTNNRWTRLYEQELGIQIHYDWIATGDVYHQKMGVSLAAGRFPDVVKVNPYQLRQLSNAGLIEDLTEVYRTHASPLTKKILEAEGRGAFDAATIDGNLMAIPESSSSIETAQYLWIRTDWLERLGLQPPETMEDVLHISKAFTAQDPNGNGIQDTYGLALTSYLWDPVMGATGFMAGYGAYPNIWIKDENGDLTYGGIQPEVRTVLEVLQRLYLEGQIDPDFSYKNGNKAYRLVQDGQIGMLYGEQWAPFMLQTTRDTDPHAQWQAYPIVAESNRALLVPLRSNTGQYFAVKKGFAYPEIVVKLMNMHLDKNWGEEAEYETYYNDDSRAVWMLSPVTPFPGTKNMDAYRQIRDARETGDFSSLENEALAIHKRIVAYESEGLKSGWGWKQTYGPTGAFSIADTYDQNGQLLNDEFTGGITDTMIDRQTILRDLQLEAYMNIILGSPIEEFDQFVQNWRKLGGDEITSEVNAWFKMNTAMNHQPSPLSRANR, from the coding sequence GTGAATAAAAGATGGCTGTACAGATCTAGATGGACCTTTATCATCGTTCTTGCTGTGTGCATTCCCGCTGGCCATACACAAGGGAATTCTGGACAATTACATTCCTCGTCTGACGGACAACAGCAACGATCTTCAACGGTGTTAGGGAAGTATGACCCACCCATTAAAGTCTCTTTTGTAAGGGAAACCGGAGAAGACATACAGCGGATGATTGATCAGTTGCCTGATGAGACCCTTACCAACAATCGTTGGACTCGCTTATATGAACAAGAACTTGGCATTCAGATTCACTATGATTGGATTGCTACTGGTGATGTATATCATCAAAAAATGGGGGTATCCCTTGCGGCAGGTCGTTTCCCGGATGTAGTCAAAGTGAATCCATATCAGCTCAGGCAATTAAGCAACGCTGGATTGATTGAAGATCTGACTGAAGTATACCGAACACACGCTTCTCCATTAACAAAAAAAATATTAGAAGCGGAGGGAAGGGGAGCGTTCGATGCTGCCACGATTGACGGTAACCTAATGGCAATTCCGGAATCCTCTTCTTCCATTGAAACAGCGCAATATCTATGGATCAGAACGGATTGGTTGGAAAGGCTAGGTCTACAGCCGCCTGAAACGATGGAAGATGTACTTCACATATCGAAAGCGTTTACAGCGCAAGATCCTAACGGAAATGGCATACAGGATACGTATGGATTAGCCTTAACTAGCTATTTATGGGATCCCGTAATGGGCGCTACAGGATTCATGGCGGGTTACGGAGCTTACCCCAATATATGGATCAAAGATGAGAATGGCGATCTTACGTATGGTGGCATACAACCTGAAGTGAGAACAGTGCTGGAGGTATTGCAGAGGTTGTATCTCGAAGGCCAGATTGATCCAGATTTTTCGTACAAAAACGGAAATAAGGCGTACCGCTTAGTTCAGGACGGGCAGATTGGCATGCTCTATGGTGAACAGTGGGCTCCATTTATGCTACAGACTACTCGTGATACAGATCCACATGCTCAGTGGCAGGCTTATCCTATTGTTGCTGAGTCTAACCGTGCTCTTTTGGTACCACTTCGTTCCAATACAGGACAGTACTTTGCAGTAAAAAAAGGCTTTGCTTATCCAGAGATTGTCGTCAAGCTTATGAACATGCATCTGGACAAAAATTGGGGTGAGGAAGCCGAATATGAAACGTATTACAATGACGATTCACGGGCTGTATGGATGCTATCCCCAGTAACGCCTTTTCCCGGCACCAAAAATATGGATGCCTATCGTCAGATTCGCGACGCCAGAGAGACCGGAGATTTCTCGAGCTTGGAGAACGAAGCGCTTGCGATCCATAAACGAATTGTTGCATATGAATCAGAAGGCTTGAAGAGCGGATGGGGTTGGAAACAAACGTATGGTCCGACAGGTGCCTTCAGCATTGCGGATACCTATGATCAAAATGGACAGCTGTTGAATGACGAATTCACCGGCGGAATCACCGACACAATGATTGATCGGCAAACCATTCTTCGTGATCTACAACTTGAGGCTTACATGAATATTATTCTCGGCTCCCCCATAGAAGAGTTCGATCAATTCGTTCAGAATTGGCGCAAGCTGGGTGGGGATGAAATCACATCGGAGGTGAATGCGTGGTTCAAAATGAATACCGCAATGAATCACCAGCCGTCTCCCTTATCACGCGCCAACAGGTGA